The Flavobacterium jumunjinense genome includes a region encoding these proteins:
- the gyrA gene encoding DNA gyrase subunit A: protein MSEGEKLIPINIEDEMKSAYIDYSMSVIVSRALPDVRDGLKPVHRRVLFGMHELGIRSNSAYKKSARIVGEVLGKYHPHGDTSVYDAMVRMAQEWSLRYLLVDGQGNFGSVDGDSPAAMRYTEARMRKISEDMLADIEKETVDFQLNFDDSLEEPKVLPTKVPTLLINGASGIAVGMATNMPPHNISEVIDGTLAYIDNNDIEIDELMQHIKAPDFPTGGIIYGYDGVREAFKTGRGRVVMRAKAGFEESNGREAIIVTEIPYQVNKADMIKKTADLVNDKRIEGIATIRDESDRNGMRIVYELKRDAVPNVVLNTLYKYTQLQSSFSVNNIALVKGRPEMLNLKDLIFHFVEHRHEVVIRRAQYELRKAEERAHILEGLIIASDNIDEVIALIRSSKDGEEARGKLIERFKLSEIQARAIVEMRLRQLTGLEQDKLRAEYDEIMKVIQGLKELLASKELRMELIKTELAEIKEKYGDERRSRIEYAGGDVSIEDLIADEQVVITISHAGYIKRTSLTEYKTQNRGGVGQKSAATRDQDFLEHLFVATNHQYLMYFTQKGKCYWMRVFEIPEGTKASKGRAIQNLINIESDDKVKAFICTQDLKDEEYINSHYVIMATKKGQVKKTPLEQYSRPRQNGINAITIKDGDELLEAKLTNGNSQVLIAVKSGKLVRFEESKTRPMGRTASGVRGITLANENDEVIGMVSVDENAVNESQILVVTENGYGKRTKIEDEGEPVYRITNRGGKGVKTLNITEKTGALVSINYVTDADDLMIINKSGLTIRMDVSDLRVMGRATQGVRLINIKGKDSIAAVTKVLREEEPGIIDEEGEINGTEFDSTDTVENND from the coding sequence ATGTCTGAAGGAGAAAAATTAATTCCTATTAACATTGAAGATGAAATGAAATCAGCCTACATTGATTATTCAATGTCGGTTATTGTATCAAGAGCGCTTCCAGATGTTAGAGACGGGTTAAAACCAGTACATCGAAGAGTATTATTTGGAATGCATGAGTTAGGGATTAGGTCTAACAGTGCTTATAAGAAATCAGCTAGAATTGTAGGAGAAGTTTTAGGTAAGTATCACCCACATGGAGATACATCTGTTTACGACGCAATGGTGCGTATGGCACAAGAATGGAGTTTACGTTATTTGCTGGTTGATGGACAGGGTAACTTTGGTTCAGTAGATGGAGATAGTCCAGCTGCAATGCGTTATACAGAAGCAAGAATGCGTAAGATATCGGAAGATATGTTAGCAGATATAGAAAAAGAAACAGTTGATTTTCAATTGAATTTTGATGACTCGTTAGAAGAACCTAAGGTGTTACCAACTAAAGTACCAACTTTATTAATTAATGGTGCTTCGGGTATTGCTGTAGGTATGGCAACAAATATGCCACCTCATAATATTTCTGAAGTAATTGATGGAACTTTAGCATATATTGATAACAATGATATTGAGATTGATGAGTTAATGCAACATATTAAAGCACCAGATTTTCCTACAGGAGGTATCATTTATGGATATGATGGTGTTAGAGAAGCTTTTAAAACAGGTAGAGGTCGCGTTGTGATGCGTGCAAAAGCAGGTTTTGAAGAGTCTAATGGTAGAGAGGCTATTATTGTTACAGAGATTCCTTACCAAGTGAATAAAGCCGATATGATTAAGAAAACGGCTGACTTGGTTAATGATAAGAGAATAGAGGGTATTGCTACAATTCGTGATGAATCGGATAGAAATGGTATGCGTATTGTTTACGAACTAAAGCGCGATGCTGTTCCTAATGTTGTTTTAAATACATTATATAAGTATACACAATTACAGTCTTCTTTTAGTGTGAATAATATTGCATTAGTAAAAGGAAGACCAGAAATGTTGAATCTAAAAGATTTAATTTTCCATTTCGTTGAACATCGTCATGAAGTAGTTATAAGAAGAGCTCAATATGAATTAAGAAAAGCAGAAGAAAGAGCACATATTTTAGAAGGATTAATTATAGCATCGGATAATATTGATGAAGTTATCGCGTTAATTAGATCATCTAAAGACGGTGAAGAAGCTAGAGGTAAGTTAATTGAAAGATTTAAGTTGTCAGAAATTCAAGCTAGAGCAATTGTCGAAATGCGTTTACGTCAGTTAACAGGTCTTGAGCAAGATAAGTTAAGAGCTGAATATGATGAAATAATGAAAGTTATTCAAGGTTTAAAAGAGTTATTAGCAAGTAAAGAATTGCGAATGGAACTTATTAAAACAGAATTAGCTGAAATTAAAGAAAAATACGGAGACGAAAGACGATCTAGAATTGAATATGCTGGTGGAGATGTAAGTATTGAAGATTTAATTGCTGATGAGCAAGTTGTAATTACAATTTCTCATGCTGGATATATTAAACGTACTTCTTTAACTGAGTATAAAACTCAAAATAGAGGAGGAGTAGGTCAGAAAAGTGCAGCGACAAGAGATCAAGATTTCTTAGAACATTTATTTGTGGCTACAAATCATCAATATTTGATGTATTTTACACAGAAAGGTAAGTGTTATTGGATGCGCGTTTTTGAAATCCCTGAAGGAACAAAAGCAAGTAAAGGTAGAGCTATTCAGAATTTGATTAATATTGAATCAGATGATAAGGTGAAAGCATTTATTTGTACACAAGACTTAAAAGATGAGGAATATATCAATAGTCATTATGTGATTATGGCTACTAAAAAAGGTCAAGTAAAGAAAACGCCTTTAGAGCAATATTCTCGTCCGCGTCAAAATGGAATTAATGCTATAACGATTAAAGATGGAGACGAATTATTAGAGGCTAAATTAACCAATGGTAATAGTCAAGTTTTAATTGCTGTTAAATCAGGTAAACTTGTCCGTTTTGAGGAAAGTAAGACAAGACCAATGGGAAGAACAGCTTCTGGTGTTCGTGGTATTACATTAGCAAATGAGAATGATGAAGTAATCGGAATGGTTTCAGTTGATGAAAATGCAGTTAACGAATCTCAAATTTTAGTTGTAACTGAAAATGGATATGGTAAGCGTACTAAGATTGAAGATGAAGGTGAGCCAGTTTATAGAATTACAAATAGAGGTGGAAAAGGAGTTAAAACATTAAATATTACAGAAAAAACAGGTGCTTTAGTTTCTATTAATTATGTTACAGATGCAGATGATCTTATGATTATTAATAAATCTGGATTAACTATTAGAATGGATGTTTCAGACTTGAGAGTAATGGGAAGAGCTACTCAAGGAGTTCGACTAATCAATATTAAAGGTAAAGATTCTATTGCTGCCGTAACAAAGGTGTTAAGAGAGGAAGAACCTGGTATTATTGATGAAGAAGGCGAAATCAATGGCACGGAATTTGATTCAACAGATACAGTTGAAAACAATGATTAA